One endosymbiont 'TC1' of Trimyema compressum genomic window, GAAAAATATGTGAGGATTATGACCTTTTTCATATTGCTAAAAAATATAAGAATACAAAGGAGAGTCTTATGACATAAGAAAAAATGAAAGTTAAGAATATAATTACAATTGCGATTTTTACTGTTTTAATTTATGTACTTTTTCGAATAGTATCCCTTACGGCACTGGTTCCCTTTCTATATCCCTATGTGCCAGCAATTACACTCATTCCATGTGGTGTAATCTGGGCTTATTTGCGTGTAAAGGTACCCAAAAGATATGGGATTTTGATACAATGTACATTACTTGCAATACTAACATTTATTGGTGGTTCTCCTTGGTTTATTGATCTGGGACTTTTTGTGGGAGGTATAGCTGCTGAAATAATATCTGGAATTGGAAGTTATAAAAATTTCAAGTTAAATACTTTTGGATACACTGTTTTTGGTTTGATTTTTAGTTTTGGTAGCTTTGGTGTAATGCTTTTAGCAAGATCCTATTATTTAAATTATGTAGAAAGTTTAGGAATGAAAATGGATCATATTGAGAGTGTGCTATTTCTTGTTACCTGGCAAACATTTTTATTATGTTGTGTTTTTGTAGTGATTACTTCCACTATAAGAAGTATGCTTCTTGGAAAGCGCATGCTAAAAAAACACTTTGAAAAAGCATCTACTGTTTAGTAAGAATTATACATGTTTGATAAAATATTATCATAATATTAAGTATAACATTAGTCACTATAGTAGTGGGCGGTCGTTCTATTAAGCTAGCCAATAAATGTTGCTGTTGGAGATACAATCTCTGATACCTTTACTGACTCTAATATGGCTCAAACTGTAGCAATGCAGATTTCTAGAGGAGAAGTTAATGCTGTATTGACACCATCAATGGTAGAAAAACATTTAACTTAAATTTATATTATAGCAATATACGTGATATGAAAGGGATTGATTTTTTTACACATCTTTGGGTTTTACAAATTGAAGGGAATTTACTAACTGATCTTCCAGCAAGTATAGGTAATATTAGTAGTTTTAGCGATACCTTAAATACTTTAAGTTTTAATATTATGATTCCCGATCTATCTCAAAGGCAGTTGGTGCTAAAGCCAGGATTAAATGCTTTCACAGATTAAATGCTTTCACAATTAAAAAGGAAAGTGATTTGCTTAATTTGGATTTATTTAATATGGTAGAGCTTGGTGATAGTAGCAGTGTGTCCCTCGATCAAAATTATATTTTGGAAAACTATAGAGATGAAAATAGTAAGCCGATTGAATTTATTGAATTGAACTTAAATATAGTAGAATAAGCTTTAAGCTTTGATTTAAATGGGGGGGACAGGGAGATAGTACCTGTTTTAGAAGGGGAAACAGGAGTAGCTGTAAATAAACCTACAAAAGAAGGTTTTATTTTTAGTGGTTGTGGAATACTTTAGAGGATTGTAGTGGCGTTAACTGGCTACTAGGAACGACACCTATGTTAGGAAGATACGGTAGTAAATGAAGAGCCGGCATCACCACAACGCAAGACAATGATGATACTCTTATTTCCAAGGTAAGTTAACTCAAACAGGAGGCTATGGCACTATAGTAATTAGTATAATGATTCTAATAAGTGGTTTCTTAGTAATTTTTAAAAGATTACAAGGCAGTAACTAAATTTTTTTATAGTCACGTGTAATAATTTGTTTAGCTATTATTGACATTATGCTTCAAAAGCATTACAATCGTATGTGAATAGACTGTATTTTAGATAGTCTTTAATAGTGTAGAAACTGTGATTGAAGGCAGTAGTTTATTTTAAAAGCTAAAAGCGAGTTGACGATGGTGAAAGGTCAGTAGTTAGTAGGAGTAAATGAAAATCACTTCTGAGTTCCAGGCTGAACAGCAATAAGTAGGTTTTGGCGGTTTTCCAACGTTATATGGAACGCGTATGATAGTATGTGTAACAGGTGGTATGGAAGTATTGGTAGACTTTTGTCCTTTTACAAGGGCGAAAGTCTTTTTTGAATTAAAATTAGTGCTTGATTGATATAGTTTTAAGGGAGGTAAATAATGTATAAAAAAGTGTCAACGGATTTAAATTTTGTTGAAAGAGAAAAAAATATTGAAAAATTTTGGGAAGAAAACCATATTTTTGAAAAAAGTATAGATTTAAAAAAAGATGGGGAGATATATACTTTTTATGATGGACCACCAACAGCTAACGGCAAGCCACATATTGGTCATGTTTTAACTCGTGTGATTAAAGATATGATACCAAGATATCAAACCATGAAAGGAAAAATGGTGCCCCGTAAGGCTGGCTGGGATACCCATGGTTTACCTATAGAATTAGAAGTTGAAAAATTACTAGGTTTAGATGGAAAAGAACAAATTGAAGCTTATGGTTTAGAACCATTTATTAAACATTGTAAGGAAAGTGTTTGGAAATATAAGGAAATGTGGGAAGATTTCTCAAAAACAGTTGGATTTTGGGCTGATATGGATAATCCTTATGTGACTTATGATAATGATTTTATCGAGTCAGAATGGTGGGTTTTAAAAATAATCTGGGAAAAGGGATTATTGTATAAAGGCCATAAAATTGTACCTTACTGTCCTCGTTGTGGAACACCTTTATCCAGTCATGAGGTTTCTCAAGGATACAAAGATATTAAGGAAAAGTCAGCTATTGTAAGATTTAAAGTTAAAGATGAAGAAGCTTTTCTTTTAGCATGGACAACAACTCCTTGGACATTGCCATCTAACGTAGCACTTTGTGTAAATCCAAATGAGAACTATGTAAAAGTAGAAGCTGAAGATACTATTTATTATTTAGCAGAAGCTCTTTGTGATACTGTTTTTGATGGTATGTATAGAATTATTGATTCTTATACTGGCAAAGATTTAGAATATAAAGAATACGAACCATTGTTTGATTTTGGTGATCTCAATGGGGAAAAAGGCTATTATGTAACTTGTGCAGACTATGTAACATTATCTGATGGGACAGGTGTTGTACATATTGCACCTGCTTTTGGTGAGGATGATGCCCAAGTCGGCAGAATCTACGACTTGCCATTTTTACAATTGGTAGACAGTAAAGGTGAGATGACAGCAGAAACCCCATGGGCTGGTGTTTTTTGTAAGGATGCTGATAAATTGGTTTTACAGGATCTTGAAATGAGAGGCCTTTTATTTGCTGCTCCTAATTTTGAGCATAGCTATCCTCACTGTTGGCGTTGTGATACACCATTAATCTATTATGCAAGAGAATCATGGTTCATTAAAATGACTGATGTCAAAGACGATTTAATAAAAAATAATAACACAATCAATTGGATTCCAGAAAGTATTGGTAAAGGTCGTTTTGGAGACTGGCTAGAAAATGTCCAAGATTGGAGTATCAGTAGAGACCGTTACTGGGGAACCCCTTTAAATATTTGGGAATGTCCATGTGGTCATCAGCATTCCATTGGTAGTATTGAGGAGTTAAAATCATTATCGAACAATTGCCCAGAAGATATTGAGCTACATATACCTTATATTGATGCTGTCACATTTACTTGTGAAAAGTGTGGACACGAAATGCGCCGAGTGCCAGAAGTTATTGACTGCTGGTTTGATTCAGGGGCTATGCCTTTTGCACAACATCACTATCCATTTGAAAAAAAAGATATCTTCGAGGAACAGTTTCCAGCGGATTTTATTTCTGAAGCTGTTGACCAAACTAGAGGTTGGTTTTACTCTTTATTAGCAATTTCTACCTTGATTTTTAATAAAGCACCTTATAAGAACGTTATTGTTATGGGCCATGTACAAGATGAAAAAGGGCAAAAAATGTCTAAATCAAAAGGCAATGCTGTGGATCCTTTTAATGCATTAGAAACTTATGGTGCAGATGCTATTCGTTGGTATTTCTATATTAATAGTGCTCCATGGTTACCCAATAGATTTCATGGCAAAACAGTAATGGAAGGTCAGCGAAAGTTTATGGGTACTCTTTGGAATACTTATGCTTTCTTTGTTCTCTATGCTAACATTGATAGCTTTAATGCAACAGAGTACAAATTAGAATATGATAAATTGTCAGTAATGGATAAATGGCTACTGTCAAAATTAAATACAATGGTTAAGACAGTTGATCAGAATTTTAGTGAGTATAAAATTCCAAAAACTGCTAAAGCTTTGCAACAATTTGTTGATGAAATGAGTAATTGGTATGTCCGTAGAAGTCGTGAAAGATTCTGGGTAAAGGATATGCCTCAGGATAAAATTAATGCTTATATGACTCTTTATACTGCACTTGTAACAGTTGCTAAAGCAGCGGCGCCTATGGTACCATTTATGACAGAAGATATTTATCAAAATCTTGTGAGAAGTATTGATGAATTTGCTCCTGAAAGTATTCATCTTTGTGATTTTCCAGATGCTGAAGAATCAATGATTGATGAAACACTGGAAGTTAATATGGATAGTGTACTTCAAGTTGTTGTCTTGGGACGCGCTTGTAGAAATGCTGCTAATGTTAAAAACAGACAACCTATTTGCAGTATGCTTATAAAGGCTGATTTTGAGTTATCATTATTTTTCATTGATATTATCAAAGATGAACTCAATGTTAAAAATGTTATTTTTACAAGTGATGTTGAAGGATTTATTTCCTATAGTATTAAACCTCAACTTAAGACATTAGGTCCTAAGTTTGGTAAACAATTAGGTAGCATTCGTAAAGCTTTAGACACTATTGATGTTGAAAAAGCAATGATTGAAATAAAAGATAAAGGTTCTTTAGGATTGGATTTAGATGGGGAAACAGTTACTTTATTAACAGAAGGTTTAATAATTGATACTAACAATAAAGAAGGCTATGTATCTGAAAGTGATAATGGCGTAACTGTTGTTTTAGACATTAATTTATCAGATGATTTACTTGAAGAAGGCTTTGTAAGAGAGCTAATAAGTAAAATCCAAACTATGAGAAAAGAAGCTGGTTTTGAAGTTATGGACAGAATCAATGTGTATGCTTCAAATAATGAAAAAGCAGTAGCTATTTTTAATAAGTTTAAAGAAGATATTAAATCGGAAGTGCTGGCTTTAGATATTATTTTGAATGAAGTAAAAGGATATGAAAAAGAATGGAATATTAATGGTGAGACTGTTTTATTGGCAGTTGAAAAACGATAATTAGTGAATTAATGGGCGTTGGACTTTAGTCCGATGCTCATTTTCTTAATAGAATAGAAAACGGTTATTGACATATGACTATAAAAGCGTATAATGTAAATATAGCTAGAATATATTATTTTGGAAGGAAGAGATATAATATGAAAGTTGCAATTACACATGATAATGGTCAAGTTTACCAGCATTTTGGTTACACCAAGGAATTTAAAGTATATTCTATTGAAGATAATAAAATTATTTCCGAAGAAATAATTTCTTCAAATGGAAGTGGACATGGTGCATTAGCAGACTTTTTAGCTGGCCAAGATATTGCAGTGTTGATTTGTGGTGGCATTGGTGGTGGTGCTAAAACTGCTTTAGATGAAGCTGGTATTACATTATATTGCGGTGTGGAAGGTGATGTTGATGTGCAAATAGCTGATTATTTAGGAGAATGTTTAAATCATGATCCTAATACTTTGTGTAATCATCACAATCATGAAGAAGGTCATACCTGTAGTCATTAAATTTTCAAGTAAAAGGAGTATCAAACTAAAATTTGATACTCCTTTTTTTATTTAGTTAATACTATTACTTTTGATGAAAATTTGCCAATTTCTCCATAATGTTTTTTGCTATGCATATTTATTTTATAGATAATGATAAGGAGAAAAATAATTATGCTAATAATAATGACTACATTTTCTATGAATTTGAATCAGGAGATGACTTTTTAAATAGTATTTGGTAAAGTTTTGATTTACTTTTTATTGATACTATACTAGGGACAAATGATGGTGTTGAGGTAGTAAAGAAATTCAGCTTGCGTAATGAAAAAGCAATTCTTGATTTATTTTAACTACATACACATAACTATATTGTTAAAGACGCTTTTGATAAGAAATTAGAATCAGGAATATCTTAAATTTTATCAAAGCTAAGGGATTACTTGAAATTAAAATATCTGACTTTATTCTCTATATTTAGATTGCTAAGAGAGGATCTAAAATATTTATACAATTCAGAGCTACTGAAGGCATTAAGGAGTGGAGATGCCAATAATCATTAAAAGAAATATACAATAAGCTAAAAATGTAAGGCTTTGAGTATGTGTACAGTAGTTATATTGTAAATCTGTCTACAATCATCAAGGCCAGTAAAAAAACATTTTCCTAACAGGTAATATTCACTTAAATTAAATGTTGCGCAATCAAAATAGAGGCTATTTAAATGTGCAATAACTCAATTTTTTAATTTATAATATAGACGTGGTAAATAAGAGTATCAATCATCTTTGGTACTCTTTTTTTAAGATTCATTTAAGGTCCATCCATTAAGAGAAACAACTGGATTTATTTGTGATAAAACTGCTTGACGTGTGTTCTTTAGTGCAGTCGTAACAGAAAGTGTCGTTAATAAAACATTGGCTAAAATAAATACGATTAACAATAAAATTAAGCTATTTGCCTTTCTTCTGACTACACTAATAAATGCTCTTTTTGAAAAATTCGTTTCTTGCCTCCTTATTTTTATACTATTAGTTTAATGTAGATTATCAAAAGATGATGAAAAATCCAGAAGGTGCTATGGAAACTATAAGCAGTGATCAGGCAAACCAAGTCTACGAGAAAACTAAAGACTTGTTAAAGAATTATGATTATTCCATGTCAGCAATGGGAGAAGGATCTTCTGAATTAAAGGGCTCAGATTTACCAGAATCTGGTAATTTTAGTTTCAGTATTGGCGATAATGTAATGTTGCCGTTAACTGGAACTAAAATGCATAAGCCTTTAGAAGTCGATTCTGGTGATGCGAAACTAATTAAAGGAAATGGTTTTACTGATGATGATATTAAGAATAGCGCAAGA contains:
- a CDS encoding MptD family putative ECF transporter S component translates to MKVKNIITIAIFTVLIYVLFRIVSLTALVPFLYPYVPAITLIPCGVIWAYLRVKVPKRYGILIQCTLLAILTFIGGSPWFIDLGLFVGGIAAEIISGIGSYKNFKLNTFGYTVFGLIFSFGSFGVMLLARSYYLNYVESLGMKMDHIESVLFLVTWQTFLLCCVFVVITSTIRSMLLGKRMLKKHFEKASTV
- the ileS gene encoding isoleucine--tRNA ligase, which codes for MYKKVSTDLNFVEREKNIEKFWEENHIFEKSIDLKKDGEIYTFYDGPPTANGKPHIGHVLTRVIKDMIPRYQTMKGKMVPRKAGWDTHGLPIELEVEKLLGLDGKEQIEAYGLEPFIKHCKESVWKYKEMWEDFSKTVGFWADMDNPYVTYDNDFIESEWWVLKIIWEKGLLYKGHKIVPYCPRCGTPLSSHEVSQGYKDIKEKSAIVRFKVKDEEAFLLAWTTTPWTLPSNVALCVNPNENYVKVEAEDTIYYLAEALCDTVFDGMYRIIDSYTGKDLEYKEYEPLFDFGDLNGEKGYYVTCADYVTLSDGTGVVHIAPAFGEDDAQVGRIYDLPFLQLVDSKGEMTAETPWAGVFCKDADKLVLQDLEMRGLLFAAPNFEHSYPHCWRCDTPLIYYARESWFIKMTDVKDDLIKNNNTINWIPESIGKGRFGDWLENVQDWSISRDRYWGTPLNIWECPCGHQHSIGSIEELKSLSNNCPEDIELHIPYIDAVTFTCEKCGHEMRRVPEVIDCWFDSGAMPFAQHHYPFEKKDIFEEQFPADFISEAVDQTRGWFYSLLAISTLIFNKAPYKNVIVMGHVQDEKGQKMSKSKGNAVDPFNALETYGADAIRWYFYINSAPWLPNRFHGKTVMEGQRKFMGTLWNTYAFFVLYANIDSFNATEYKLEYDKLSVMDKWLLSKLNTMVKTVDQNFSEYKIPKTAKALQQFVDEMSNWYVRRSRERFWVKDMPQDKINAYMTLYTALVTVAKAAAPMVPFMTEDIYQNLVRSIDEFAPESIHLCDFPDAEESMIDETLEVNMDSVLQVVVLGRACRNAANVKNRQPICSMLIKADFELSLFFIDIIKDELNVKNVIFTSDVEGFISYSIKPQLKTLGPKFGKQLGSIRKALDTIDVEKAMIEIKDKGSLGLDLDGETVTLLTEGLIIDTNNKEGYVSESDNGVTVVLDINLSDDLLEEGFVRELISKIQTMRKEAGFEVMDRINVYASNNEKAVAIFNKFKEDIKSEVLALDIILNEVKGYEKEWNINGETVLLAVEKR
- a CDS encoding NifB/NifX family molybdenum-iron cluster-binding protein yields the protein MKVAITHDNGQVYQHFGYTKEFKVYSIEDNKIISEEIISSNGSGHGALADFLAGQDIAVLICGGIGGGAKTALDEAGITLYCGVEGDVDVQIADYLGECLNHDPNTLCNHHNHEEGHTCSH